In Haliaeetus albicilla chromosome 31, bHalAlb1.1, whole genome shotgun sequence, the genomic window TGCCTCCAGGATACCCTGAGGGAGAAGAAGACCTCATGCGGGATGGAGAAATGTGCAGCAGGACCAATGGCAGAACTTCTGGAGCATGAGCTGTTGGACAGGCAGGGTGTGTCAAAGCCTCTTGGCTGAGACAAGTGTTTTCTCGCCCTTGACTAGAAAGGGAAGCCTGGGCAGTTGCACCCAAGGTGTCTAGTGTTAGAGGCGATCACTCTTATGCCTGCCTTCACCTACAATTGAGACACCTATaattttccaagcagcaaatgaaaaatcagtcaTCTAGATGATGCAGAGTCTGCCTGAAAACGTTCCTGTAACCCAGATATGTTGGGGTTAGTGCAGATTTGGCTATTTAAAAGGGAGCATTTCATTCCCTTTGTCTCTTTGCTCCCCTCTGTGAATCAAGGCAGCTCGTGACTTCAGTGTGTGACACACTGTGTGCAGAAGAGCGAAtatggagaaacaaacaaagtccaggacagaaaatgttttgggaGGTCGTGGGTTCTGTGACTAAACacaaactgtgttttctgttggcCTAAGGTTATCCTCTGTAGGAAGCAGGTTTCAATGGAGGTAATGTGGACTTAACACCTagctgaaaaatgtcttttattttaaatttaactctGCCTTCCTTGGTTTTCATATGTAGGCAATTGAGAAACACccttctgtgtctgtgtgccACTCATTCTCCAAGTAACACAGGTGGGAATTGGTGCCCATGGGCTGAAACACACAGCTACAGACTTCAGTGGAGGTAGCTCAGATTGGACCAGGGCTGCTCCAAGTCCCAGGTGGCTGATGAGAGACATGGTAGGTTGGGGGTAGGGATGAAGACTGACCATAGGTTGTGGAACATAAAGGCTCTGGATTTTCATATCTATTCACACTGAATTAGGAGACGCACAGGATCAATATCAGTTAGAGATTGCTGATAGCAATTCATGTGTAAGCAGAGAAATaaggtggagaaaaagaaaccctttcTTGTTGTTTAGTGTTCATATCATTTCACTTTGATTACACTCCTGAAACTGCTCTTATTAACCACATCAGAATTGAAGGCTTAAAAGAAAACTACGGAAAGCGACTTGACTTGTTAGGGTGTTTGGCATGTTAATGAGGCCTCTGGTGCTGACctcctgaactgcagatcctGAAAGACCTAAGAAGCCCCTACAGAAGTAAAAGTCAGTAGCAAGCCTCCAAGTTTCCAAGAGTGTTAGTGGGCCCCAGTGAGGGCCATCCCTGAAAAGGCCATGGAGGGGATGACCAGAAAAAGACCGTCGCTGTAAAAAACCCTAGAACTCTTAAACTACTTTTGCCCTGCTGGTTCCTTAGCACTGGcagtgcagatgctgacaagcCCTTCTGCGTTAGGAGCGGTTTCAGCTGACAAAGTCACACACCAGACTGGCCCCTGCCCGCACCGATCCCATGAACCCACTGCTACAGAGCAGGGCTGACCTTTCAagagcccatgggcagaggccCTGCTCTTCATTGCACACTCGGCCAGCACCAAGCAGGGCTCCAGCCACAGACCTGAAGGAAGGTctcctagaaaaggaaaagggtctgtgtgtgtgagagtggGAGGGTCTATGGGAAATGGCTTTGATATTGCTCAGAGAACAATGCCCTGCctcttcactgtcttttttctactttgacAGCACCCCATTCCCAGAGGATGAaaatgtccaacagcagctccatcacccagttcctcctcctggcatttgctaacacgcaggagctgcagctcttgcacttctggctcttcctgggcatctacctggctgccctcctggccaacGGCCTCATCATCACCGCCATAGCCTGTGACCACCACCTCCACgcacccatgtacttcttcctcctcaacctcgCCCTTCTTGACCttggctccatctccaccactgtccctaAAGCCATAGCCAACTCCCTGTGGGACAACAGGGCCATCTCCTACCCAGCATGTGCTGCCCAGGTCTTTCTGTTTACCTTTTTGATCtcagcagaatattttcttctcactgtcatggcctatgaccgctacgttgccatctgcaaacccctgcactacgggaccctcctgggcagcagagcttgtgtccacatggcagcagctgcctggggcagtgggtttctCAGTGCTGTGCTACACACTGCCAGTACATTTTCACTAcccctctgccaaggcaatgctgtggaccagttcttctgtgaaatcccccagatcctcaagctctcctgctcagatgcctacctcagggaagttggggTACTTGAAGTTGGTGTCTGTTTAGACTttggctgttttgttttcattgtgctgtcctatgggcagatcttcagggccgtgctgaggatcccctctgagcagggatggCACAAAgtcttttccatgtgcctccctcacctggctgtGGTCTCCTTGTTTATAAGCACTGGCAgttttgcctacctgaagcccccctccatctcctccccatccctggacctgctggtggcagttctgtactcggtggtgcctccagccatgaaccccctcatctacagcatgagaaacCATGAGATCAAGGATGCCCTGAGAAAACTAATGACTGgatgcttttcagaagcaataaaCTACCTCTTGTCTTCTGCATAGTACTTATATCTCATTACAGACCCAACCTGTCTTTTTCTGGTCTTTTTATGGTGATTTTGGGTGTGGTTTTACACCTTCTATTTCCCTTTGGTTTACTtatctgaatgctttccacaaagaaatgtctttattcctCTGGTTTCTAATTCACAATCTATCCTGCTTTTGTGTGACCTGGAGGCTGTGCAATTGAGGAGCCATAACCTCtgtgtgtttaaacaaaataaagggccctgcagtgtcttctttttctgagatccttcctccaagaccttctctgcagctgcagggagcagtgcctgtgtgcagaggggaagaagaaaagagtcccGGCACAGCAGCAGCGCCAGGGATCACCAGTGCTTGGTCTTTCCTGAAATGGTCTCTTCCCACtgccatgctttccttctgaaccctTGGGTTGGTGGAAGGCCTGAGTGCTCTTCAAGCTTGGTTAGAGCCCTGCGGTGTGTCAGGCCTGTGACtgcaggcaaggacaggcaatgggcacttgtgtgacagagctggcctcCATAGCAGCACTTCCATCATACAAGGGGATCTCCTCAGGCCTTGTGCCACGgatgccccccagccctggggctcagccctctccacccccgaggagctgctgtgcccttcagagggtctggggctgtggggtgagtgcccagagctctgccgcaccctgtggtgggcactgctgtggggccatgccagactgggctgcactggggagagggcaggggaggtgggaaTAGTTTagggggagctgggctgggctggaaagtgcccaggagagaaaaaatatctgtgtaGAGGTTGCAATGTGTGGCCATGCAGGGCAAGGACTGACACCAGGGGTTCGTGGTGCAGTGATGGGGCTTGTGGAAAACAGTGAAGACATGCAGGtacagaggaaaggaggaggccgGTCTGTTCCCCCAGTGCCATGGACAGACGCGCAATGTGGCTCAGTGTCTTTGTCACCCCCAGCATCTCTCATTAGCCATTTTCAGCACTTGCTGGTCACCCCATATTTAAGGGTGAGATTTGCTGGGAGGCCACCTCCACCTTCCTCCTGGGCCAAGGGCTGCTTTTGGGGAAcagacagccctgcccagcctcgctccttccccagaccctggcagaccctggagcagagctgtctgcaaagCTCCACATGGGTCAAGgctgtggcagggcaggggtcgggtgctggggaagctgcaaaAGTAGGAGTGTTGTGGGGGAACTGTGATCTGAAGGCTGCCATTGGGATCACAATGGGGGGAACTTTCCCCATCTATGACTGTCCCCtttcctgtgctgtgcctgcagaGTGGGGCTGTGGGACCGTGTTTGGGCAgtggggctgtgccagcacaAGGACAGGTGCCATGACGCAGCTGCCAGGAGGTGTCAGCAAGGACAGGTACAAAGCAGGAATTTCCTTATATTGCATTTGTTGTGGAGGCATgagtgtaggaaaaaaaaattcacttggAGATGCTGGTGGCAAAGGAagtcaaaagcaaacagaagatcTTTGGTCACTTCTGAGAGACCAAGGCTGAACaagggctgctgctgaatggggagGGTGATTTAATAACAGCAGGCACAGCTGGGGCTGAAGGAATGAAtgcctgctgtgcctgagtCTTTCCTGAAATGGTCTCCAGGCCCCTGTGCTCAGGGAAAGGCttcaaggaagaggagagcatgCATTGGCATGAAAGTCAGGAAATCCTGCAAGGACAGATGCCAGTTCCTGTCCCTGCAGGGGACTAACCCTGGCAATGGCAAGGGTGGTGTGTTGCTTAGCTGGAACGAGGCATTTTGGAAAGGTCTTGGTGGACAGCGAGATGGACAGGACAGAGCTGTGTGccttggaagcaaggacaggagGACCCTGGGCTATAAGAACAGGATCACGGCCAGGTGACTGAGGGAAGGGATTATACCAAACACTGTGTCCAGATTTCAGATCCCAGTACAGGAAAGCTGTCGGCAAGCTGGAGCCAGTTTAGCAAAGGGCCCCCGTAATGGTCCGAGGCAGGAACACTTtacctgtgaggagaggctgagggagctgggtttgtccagcctggagaaaggaAGATCTTGGGTGAAACATGTAGCAGCATTGCAGTGTTCCCAGGAAGACTGAGTCAGGCTCGTGTCCATGGTACGAGACacaaggacaagaggcaatgagcTGAAAGAAGGGGGTTGGTGTACATATagagaaaagcatttccaaCATGAGGATAGTCAAATGCTGGAAGCTGTTTCGCAGGGACTTTGTGCGGACTTTATCCCAGAAAGTGACCACGGCGTCtttggataaagccctgagtaaTCTGgtctggccctgctttgagcaggagattGGCCGAGAAACTTCTGAGGTCCCTT contains:
- the LOC138683185 gene encoding olfactory receptor 14A16-like — translated: MSNSSSITQFLLLAFANTQELQLLHFWLFLGIYLAALLANGLIITAIACDHHLHAPMYFFLLNLALLDLGSISTTVPKAIANSLWDNRAISYPACAAQVFLFTFLISAEYFLLTVMAYDRYVAICKPLHYGTLLGSRACVHMAAAAWGSGFLSAVLHTASTFSLPLCQGNAVDQFFCEIPQILKLSCSDAYLREVGVLEVGVCLDFGCFVFIVLSYGQIFRAVLRIPSEQGWHKVFSMCLPHLAVVSLFISTGSFAYLKPPSISSPSLDLLVAVLYSVVPPAMNPLIYSMRNHEIKDALRKLMTGCFSEAINYLLSSA